The genomic interval TATTATTAGTGCCTGTAGTATTAATTGAATTTGTAGAAACCCAAGAATCATCATATTGTTCTCCTGTAACTGGTGAAGAAACTAAATGCCAATTTGTGTCATTTACACTCACATTATAAGTAACTTCTCCAGTAGAAGTACCATGAATAATTAAAGACCCACCACTTTTTATTGATAGATTTCCTATAATAGCTAATTTACCATTTATAGATAAAGAATTAGTAGTGTTAATGGTAAGTAATTCACCAGATTCAATAGTTAAATTTCCTGCGTTTGCAGTTGTGCCTGAATTAATTATTGGTGAAGTTGTTACATCAGGAATAGTAACTAAAGATGAAGAAGTTGGAATTCCATTACTCCAATTATCTGCTAAATTCCAAACCGAACTAGTTGATCCATCCCAAGTAGTTGCAGATGTGGTAAATGCTTCTCTGGAAATAGGTAATGTATCTTCACCTAAACCTGTATTATGTGTCCAATTATTTTTATCAACTAGTATTGATAAATAATTTGAATATGGATTTACTTGATTTGATCTAGATCCGCTAAAAAAGCCTCCGTCTGGACTTGTTACTGGATTAAACTCTAAAAAATCGTTACCAATTGCTAAGTCAGTTCCTCCTAAACCTGTACCAGTTAAGTCAGTTGTAACTGCTCCATTTTTAATTCCTGTTAAGAATAATGTAGGGTTGTCTTTATCAGTTCCAATATAAGCAAACAGCGTTTCACCTGATGCTAGCAAATTAATGTTTTCAAGGCTCGTTAATGTTCCAATTGAAGATCCATAATGTGTATTACTACTATTATCAATATCATTAAAAGTGATAATAGCACCAGCTTTAATTATTGATGTTCCAGAATTCCAACTTAAAAATCCATCAGAACCAGTTTCTGTAAATTTAGGATTTGGTAGGGCAGCTTCGTCCCATTCGTAATCTGTAAAATAAATTGTAGTGTTGGGGGCAATATCTGCAAGTGTAACAATTGCAAAATCATCATCTCCATCTACATTGATGGCTGTGAATGCAATACTTCCTCTTGTTTGTGATTGTGTAAAATAATGGCATAGGATTGCCACTATCAGCAAAATGTGATTCTTTTTCATAGTAAATAGCTTTTTCTTTTACTATAAATATAGTGAAAATATAATTAATTAAAATTCAAGAGATTATAGTTAGTTTTTTCTCCAGAAAAAAGGTGTAAAAAGTATTAAAACGGTAAATAATTCTAAACGACCAATTAACATTAAAAAAGAACAAAACCATTTTGCTCCAGATGTTAAATGATTGAAATTATCTACAGGACTTACCGAGCCAATTGCAGGTCCAATATTTCCTAAAGAAGATGCTGCTGCACCCAAGGCAGACATAAAGTCTAATCCTAAAAACGTTAGTATTACAGACGAGATTATAAATATGAGCATGTAAATAATAAAGAAGGATAATATGTTAAAAACAATATTCTGCCCTACAGCTTTAGTATCATATCTAACAGGTATAATTGCATTGGGATGTAATGCTTTTTTAAACTCTAGAAAACTGTTTTTTAACATTACAATATGTCGAACAATTTTAATTCCTCCACTCGTAGAACCTGCAGATCCTCCAACAAAAAACAATGCAAAGAAAATTCCTGTTGCAAAGAAACTCCACATTGTAAAGTCAGCACTTACAAAACCAGTAGTAGTTATTATCGATGTAACTTGAAATAATGCATGACGTATGGCGCTTTCTGTTTTACCAAAAACCATCGGATGCCCAATAGTTGATTGTAAATTTGGATCTTGAAAAAAGAATATAATTACAGCAATAATCGCACTGATACCAAGTATACCAAATAGGTAATATCTAAATTCTTCGCTTTCTATCATCTTTTTTACTTTTCCTTTTAAAGCAAAGTAGGTAAGTACAAAGTTTGTCCCTGCTACCAGCATAAAAAAGATGACAATATATTGTACAAAAGGAAGTCCGTTATAAAATGCTAAACTTGAGTTTTTGGTTGAAAATCCACCGGTACTAACTGTTGCCATTGCATGATTTATAGCATCAAACCAAGTCATACCAGCAAGTTTAAGTAAGAAAAATTCTGCAAACGTTAATGTCACATAAATTAACCATAGTCTTTTAGCAGTGTCTGTAATTCTAGGATGTAATTTGTCTGCTGAGGGACCAGGTGCTTCGGCCATAAATAATTGCATTCCTCCAATACCCAATAAAGGTAAGATAGCAATGGTTAATACAATAATTCCCATACCACCTATCCAATGAGTTGCGCTACGCCAAAATAAAATTCCTTTTGGCATGGCTTCAATATCTGTTAAAATTGATGATCCAGTTGTTGAATATCCAGAGATTGTTTCAAAAAAAGCATTCGTAAAATTCGGTATTGAACCAGAAAGTAAATATGGTAACATTCCTGTGAAAGAAAGTGTAAGCCACCCAAGTGTTACAATTAAGTATCCTTCTTTTTTCTGAATGTTTGTATTTGTTGGTTTGTTAAAAAAATAGAGGAGAAGTCCAATAAAAATAGTAATGATTCCTGCGTTTAAAATTCCCCAAACAGCTTCTTCATCATTAAACAAGCTAAATGGAACAGCAATGAACATAAAAATACCATTCAATACTGCAGTTAAGCCAAGAAATCTATAAATAATCTTTAGGTTAAGATTGTTCATCTTAGTTAAATAATTCTTCTACTATTGATATTGCTTCTGGTAAGCAAAAAACAATGGCTTTATCGCCACTTTGTATTTGAAAATCACCAAAAGACATATGTGCTTGTCCATCTCTTATAATTCCTCCAAAAACAGCTTCTCTAGGAAAACGAAGTTCTCTAATAGGTTTTTCGGTAACTTTTGCGCCTGGCTGAACTTCAAATTCAAAAACTTCAGCATCAATATTGTGTAGATTTGCTAATGCAAGAATTTCTCCTTTTCTAATATGTTTAAAAATATTACTTGCAGCAATTAATTTTTTATTGATAAGTGTGTCAATTCCTATAGTTTGAGAAATATTGATATAATCCATATTTTCAACCAAAGCAACGGTCTTTTTTACACCTTTAGATTTTGCAACTAAACAAGACATAATATTAGTTTCAGAATCTCCAGTCACTGCAATAAAAGCATCCATTTCTCTAATATTCTCTTCTTCTAAAAGTTCAATATCACGTCCGTCACCTTGTATTATTAATGCATGATTGAGTTCTTCTGCAAGTGTATTTGCTTTTTCTTTATTTTTTTCAATTAATTTTACTTTGTAATTTTCTTTACAAAGGTTTCTTGTAGTTTTAGTACCGATACTACTTCCACCAAGAATCATTACATTTTTAATTTTAATGTGTTCTTGACCTACGATTGGGTATAATTTATCGATACTATGTTTTGGAACTGAAAAATAAACCTGATCTTTTACTTTATAAACTGAGTCTCCACGTGGAATAATAGTTTGAGCAATTCCTTCTCTTTTTATTGCAATGGTAATAAAATCTACCGTCGAAAATTTTTCTTTGGCTTCTTTAACTGTTAAATCAACTAAGGGTGATTTGTAAGTAAGTGATGTTCCCATCACATTAAAAAGACCATTTTCAAAAGCAACTGTATCATTAAATGAAGATTGATTAAGTAACATTTTTATTTCATCAGCAGCTAATTCTTCTGGGGAAATCATAAAATCTACACCATATTCTTCAAAATTAATATGATCGTTTTTTAAAAATTCTTGATTTTTAATTCGTGCAATTGTTTTTTTTGCGCCAAGTGCTTTACCAATTACCGAAATAGTAAAATTTGTGTTTTGACTATCAGTAACCGCTAATAGTAAATCTGCAGAATCTATGCCAATTTCATTCAATAATTTAATTGAAGTGGCATCTCCTTTTTTTGTAATTACATCTAAATGATTATTGATGTAGTTTAGCTTCTCTCCATCAAAATCTATAATGTACGTATCTTGGGACTCGTACGAAAGTAGTTTAGCTAAGTGGAAACCTACATCTCCAGCTCCAGCTATTATAATTTTCATATTAAAAATATAGAAATAGTACGCAAAGATAGAAGTCTTTATCAGTATCTGCAAAAAAAGAAACTGTTTTAAGTAATTAAATTGGTTTTTGTACATTTATAAAAAAAGAACTGCTATGAATAATATCTCGATTAAATCTTGGGCTTTAGATGATAGGCCAAGAGAAAAATTATTATCTAAAGGAAAAATAAATTTATCTGATACTGAGTTAATTGCAATTCTAATTGGCTCTGGAAATAGAGAAGAAAGCGCAGTTGATTTAGCCAAAAGAATTTTACAATCTGTAAATAATAATTTAAATAAACTTGCGAAACTTACTAAAAATGAACTAACAACATTTAAAGGTATTGGAGAGGTAAAGGCAATTGCAATTATAACGGCTTTAGAATTAGGGAAAAGACATCAGTTTGAAGAGGTGATTAAGTTGACTAAAATTAATAGTTCTAATGATGTCTTTAATCTAATGAAACCTTTAATAGGTGATTTAGAACATGAAGAATTTTGGGTTTTATACCTTAATAATGCTAATAAAATTATTGAGAAACATCAGATAAGTAAAGGTGGCTTAACTGCGACTATTGTTGATGTAAGATTGTTATATAAAAAAGGGTTGGCTCTAGCTGCAGTTGGAATTATTATCTGCCATAATCATCCTTCTGGAAAATTGAAACCTAGTAATTCTGATATCGATTTAACAAAGAAAATAAAACTTGCAGGAGAAACCTTAGATATAAAACTATTAGATCATTTAATAATTACCGAAAAAGCGTATTTTAGCTTCGCAGACAATGCTACTTTATAGCCATTTTTTTATCTACTAATAGTAACTATGATTTTAATTTATACACACAAAATTACTCCTAGAGTTCGGTATATTTTTAAACATATTTTTACAAGAACTTTATTGATCCCTGTTGATTTTACTACAAAAGTAGAAGAGTTTGTGGCACATAATGGTCCTAAAATTTCCTATACAAGAGTAGCATTGGGGAATGAATTTTTTGTTAAAAGTCACGATTTACTATTTGAACAAGGGGTTAATGATATTGAAATAAATATTCTTAATTGGGATGAAACGCCCTGTTTTTTTTCAGCAGGAGCAAAATCTACCATACCGTTTGATATTTTTGCTGCAAGTTTTTATTTAATTAGCAGGTATGAAGAATACTTACCTCATGTAAAAGATATGCATGAGCGTTTTACTTCGGAACAAAGTATCGCTTATAAATATCGCTTTTTAGAAAAACCCGTCATCGATATTTGGGCATATAAATTGCTAGCTTTTTTAAAAGAAAGGTTTCCTGATTTTGAGTATAAAAAAAGAGAATTTAAATTTGTTTCTACCATTGATGTAGATAATGCTTTTGCTTATAAGCATAAAAGTATTATTAGGACTTTAGGAGGTTTTACTAAAGATTTTTTCAAATTTAATGTTAGAAATTTCTGGGATCGTTTATTAGTGCTTTTAAGTTTGAAAAAAGATCCGTTTAATACGTTTCAAAAAATAATTGATTTAAAAAACGAGTACGATATAAAAACTATATTTTTCTTTTTAATAGGCGATTATACAACTTTTGATACTAATGTTTCGGCATCAAAGTCAAAGTATCGATTGTTGATAAAAGAAATGGTAGATTATGCTAGAGTAGGATTGCATCCTTCTTATTTTACATTAAAAGATGTGCCGCTTTTAAAGAAAGAAAAAGAACGTTTAGAGAATATTACAAATATGCCAATTAAACGTTCTCGACAACATTATTTACGATTAAGCTTGCCAGAAACTTATCAAAATTTAATCGATTTAGAGATTACAGAAGATTATTCTATGGGATATGCAAATCATGTTGGTTTTAGAGCGAGTACGTGTACACCTTTCTATTTTTACGATTTAGATTTTGAAATTCAGACTCCATTAAAGGTCTTCCCATTTGCTTTAATGGATACTACTTTAAATGATTATATGAAGCTAACTCCAAAACAATCTTTAGGGAAAATTAGAGATTTAAAAAATGAAGTAAAAGCTATAGATGGGTTGTTTATTGCCTTATTCCATAATGAAAGTTTAAGTAATTATTTACGTTGGAAAGGATGGAAGCGTTTGTATGAATCTATGATGAAAATTGTTACTGCTTAATGATAAATTACATTAAAAGAAAAGACTTAAATGTTAAGAAATATGATGCATGTATAGAAGAATCTATTCAGTCTAGAATTTATGCTTTTTCTTGGTATTTAGATATCGTTGCAGATAATTGGGATGTTTTAGTTTTAGATGCTTATGAAGCAGTTATGCCAATTCCTTGGAAGCGTAAATATTTTTTAAAATATAGTACTCAGCCTTATTTTTGTCAGCAGTTGGGTGTGTTTTCAAAAACTACATTATCCGCAAAACTACAAGTAGATTTTATTAATAGAATTCCTAATTCTTTTCTAAAGGTTTCTTATCAATTTAATTCAGATAATGTTAATGTATCTAATCATTTTTCGGAAAGAAAAAACTACATCCTTAATTTGTCTGAAGATTATTCGGAATTGAGAAAGAAATATAAAAAAGACAGAAAATATAGAGTAAATCAATCATTAAGAAATGATTTCGTAATACAAAATATTGAAATAGACAATCTAATAAAAATAGCAAAAGAGCATTATAAATTTATTGCTTTATTAGATAAGGATTATTTAAAATTAAAAAAATTGATGTATCAAGCTGTAAAAACTAATAATGGATTTTTACTTGGAGTTAAAGATGCTGGCGGATGTTTTTTTTTAAAGGATAAAAAGAGGTTGATTTATTTGTTCTCTGTTATGACTCCTTTTGGAAAAGAAAAACAAGTTCCAAGTTTACTATTAGATTCTATTATAAAAGAATATTCTAATTCAAATTACACATTAGATTTTGAAGGCTCTATGATTCCTGGTGTTGAAGCTTTTTATAAAAGTTTTGGAGCAGAAAAAGAAGATTATTATTTGTTTGAAAAATCTTTCTTGTAAAGAATGATAAAAAGAATACATGATAAAATTCCAGTAAACCACATTAAAATAGCTGAAGTTATTGCCGCGCCTTTTATTCCGTACTCAGGAATTAAATAATAATTACTTATTACGTTTATTATCAATCCTATCGTGGC from Lutibacter sp. Hel_I_33_5 carries:
- a CDS encoding TrkH family potassium uptake protein: MNNLNLKIIYRFLGLTAVLNGIFMFIAVPFSLFNDEEAVWGILNAGIITIFIGLLLYFFNKPTNTNIQKKEGYLIVTLGWLTLSFTGMLPYLLSGSIPNFTNAFFETISGYSTTGSSILTDIEAMPKGILFWRSATHWIGGMGIIVLTIAILPLLGIGGMQLFMAEAPGPSADKLHPRITDTAKRLWLIYVTLTFAEFFLLKLAGMTWFDAINHAMATVSTGGFSTKNSSLAFYNGLPFVQYIVIFFMLVAGTNFVLTYFALKGKVKKMIESEEFRYYLFGILGISAIIAVIIFFFQDPNLQSTIGHPMVFGKTESAIRHALFQVTSIITTTGFVSADFTMWSFFATGIFFALFFVGGSAGSTSGGIKIVRHIVMLKNSFLEFKKALHPNAIIPVRYDTKAVGQNIVFNILSFFIIYMLIFIISSVILTFLGLDFMSALGAAASSLGNIGPAIGSVSPVDNFNHLTSGAKWFCSFLMLIGRLELFTVLILFTPFFWRKN
- the trkA gene encoding Trk system potassium transporter TrkA produces the protein MKIIIAGAGDVGFHLAKLLSYESQDTYIIDFDGEKLNYINNHLDVITKKGDATSIKLLNEIGIDSADLLLAVTDSQNTNFTISVIGKALGAKKTIARIKNQEFLKNDHINFEEYGVDFMISPEELAADEIKMLLNQSSFNDTVAFENGLFNVMGTSLTYKSPLVDLTVKEAKEKFSTVDFITIAIKREGIAQTIIPRGDSVYKVKDQVYFSVPKHSIDKLYPIVGQEHIKIKNVMILGGSSIGTKTTRNLCKENYKVKLIEKNKEKANTLAEELNHALIIQGDGRDIELLEEENIREMDAFIAVTGDSETNIMSCLVAKSKGVKKTVALVENMDYINISQTIGIDTLINKKLIAASNIFKHIRKGEILALANLHNIDAEVFEFEVQPGAKVTEKPIRELRFPREAVFGGIIRDGQAHMSFGDFQIQSGDKAIVFCLPEAISIVEELFN
- a CDS encoding polysaccharide deacetylase family protein, translating into MILIYTHKITPRVRYIFKHIFTRTLLIPVDFTTKVEEFVAHNGPKISYTRVALGNEFFVKSHDLLFEQGVNDIEINILNWDETPCFFSAGAKSTIPFDIFAASFYLISRYEEYLPHVKDMHERFTSEQSIAYKYRFLEKPVIDIWAYKLLAFLKERFPDFEYKKREFKFVSTIDVDNAFAYKHKSIIRTLGGFTKDFFKFNVRNFWDRLLVLLSLKKDPFNTFQKIIDLKNEYDIKTIFFFLIGDYTTFDTNVSASKSKYRLLIKEMVDYARVGLHPSYFTLKDVPLLKKEKERLENITNMPIKRSRQHYLRLSLPETYQNLIDLEITEDYSMGYANHVGFRASTCTPFYFYDLDFEIQTPLKVFPFALMDTTLNDYMKLTPKQSLGKIRDLKNEVKAIDGLFIALFHNESLSNYLRWKGWKRLYESMMKIVTA
- the radC gene encoding DNA repair protein RadC; translation: MNNISIKSWALDDRPREKLLSKGKINLSDTELIAILIGSGNREESAVDLAKRILQSVNNNLNKLAKLTKNELTTFKGIGEVKAIAIITALELGKRHQFEEVIKLTKINSSNDVFNLMKPLIGDLEHEEFWVLYLNNANKIIEKHQISKGGLTATIVDVRLLYKKGLALAAVGIIICHNHPSGKLKPSNSDIDLTKKIKLAGETLDIKLLDHLIITEKAYFSFADNATL